Proteins encoded in a region of the Rutidosis leptorrhynchoides isolate AG116_Rl617_1_P2 chromosome 9, CSIRO_AGI_Rlap_v1, whole genome shotgun sequence genome:
- the LOC139868364 gene encoding uncharacterized protein → MTSNAIQSVNNMTIRSILEKEKLNGNNFIDWYRNLRIVLKSERKLHHLENPLPEAPPETANATVRNAYTKQYNEQLEVACLMLTSMTSELQRNLMDYNAYDMIEELKTMFQQQAEHELFETMKAFHACKHELGQPVVMFIYIN, encoded by the coding sequence ATGACATCTAACGCAATTCAATCTGTAAACAACATGACCATAAGGTCAATCCTTGAGAAGGAAAAATTGAATGGTAACAACTTCATTGACTGGTATCGAAACCTTCGGATTGTCTTAAAGTCTGAAAGGAAGTTGCACCATCTGGAAAATCCTTTACCTGAAGCCCCACCTGAAACTGCTAATGCTACTGTTCGTAATGCTTATACTAAGCAGTATAACGAACAACTTGAAGTGGCATGTCTTATGCTTACTAGCATGACCTCTGAGCTCCAAAGGAACTTAATGGACTACAATGCATATGACATGATCGAGGAACTCAAGACGATGTTCCAACAGCAGGCAGAACATGAATTGTTTGAAACTATGAAAGCGTTTCACGCTTGCAAACATGAGTTGGGGCAACCTGTAgtgatgtttatatatattaattga